A portion of the Toxoplasma gondii ME49 chromosome VIIb, whole genome shotgun sequence genome contains these proteins:
- a CDS encoding hypothetical protein (encoded by transcript TGME49_263540) → MASSADVSPRLLSRVSPETALKYAVVASAVERRSLRSRSKTSSLTVPRQDVTRENRERVENSLCLGRRNSGASYNSDPSRFRVTEDRDENSSAPVSHLQSHSQRRASPAKARDERSESEDDDVEVSGEPRKKTRSGIPTCHAPHLLSRKGAERHRGPEEHSTPRVPLLTTKQQLLLLRYLCISNDEASRVLVQAAARQTGPVAGAAAVAARYLAAHQVPKRPLGDERRRGQELLKVRGVSGAPSRAVQTGGLEADSPRALPSQSGWSDLDKQRAHGRGTAPQDCAGDGDSFPGESNGERNSSGSCFRRSFVDPEGGSVRRARAGSSVRFRSPVATAETGEPRRISERPLFPEETKQTELNLPHSRGRATAEVFEPACNSCEACGRDQWGSYPDRVAPASSAFPAVPGTCAHARGRRFSVSQTPNGEPNRFSLSSMHVDSLSRELQGTPPCEHCGPGREHSAVDGSWPVLSTSCHCPGTRGRREFRAALNASSSSSVVSCCSNASCSALGRTAFPGDHVCGRGYTRSGQVPGGSEARLLVHSSRPFSLFGANSRARKTASDTTRFPVARTSRQSCPSCTPQSPEVHVGQFSSPGARGSCVDQAYPCSSSCDACEYCQRSVSSKGLPPPSLLCEDHDRGQGYLGTCTPVARPSVSAACTSAYTDGGRSSFSNGQHASVTSGTGQRQGPPVVRHRVFLRPTATAAESPGGVTPVRRESHACRQGQAEERRQQMETHPLDVLQQSASSGFHHAGNCRGVGEPPRRRREVEHPPRSVEAPAQASRSLPVLPRHARWENRRCSLSSRSKFLPFEELGSERAGVSPLGQGFPNCEGTGNLNEGSMREASEVEVEDSKNRVRGGFSTVPSSTAASRPRSERDSMRRSAPVAEGTMREQLSKDEGPPEDMHAVLEQQQRKLAEQLRLLDLIETQQLKSGLLGQTGDKRPEVGSSQPKTAAVSDTRQDDAQENLSFLGNTRHLLHLDVEVVRRGRGKHWSVFQRIGTQPPHEVPHAGHVSLTKTEEESHGWCRSGNDRVREGNRLVAETVKRVFLNADDTWTTTNEQNEQQLKEVEDVAWALAAAERKHANGLLRV, encoded by the coding sequence ATGGCCAGCAGCGCAGATGTTTcccctcgacttctctcgcgcgtGTCGCCAGAGACTGCACTGAAGTACGCTGTCGTGGCATCGGCAGTCGAGCGCCGCAGTTTGCGGTCTCGCTCGAAGACGTCTTCTCTGACCGTGCCCCGCCAGGATGTGACTCGTGAAAACCGTGAACGGGTGGAAAATTCTTTGTGTCTCGGAAGACGAAATAGCGGAGCGTCTTACAATTCGGATCCTTCCCGTTTTAGGGTGACTGAAGACCGAGATGAGAATTCCTCGGCGCCGGTGTCGCATCTTCAGTCCCACTCTCAACGGCGAGCAAGCCcggcgaaagcgagagacgaacgcaGCGAGTCGGAGGACGACGACGTTGAGGTTTCGGGggagccgaggaagaagacaaggtCAGGTATACCGACATGCCATGCGCCGCATTTGCTTTCTCGCAAGGGTGCCGAGCGGCACAGAGGTCCAGAGGAGCACTCGACTCCCCGAGTTCCTTTGCTGACTACAAAACAGCaacttctccttctgcgttACCTCTGCATCTCGAATGACGAAGCGTCAAGAGTGCTCGTCCAAGCGGCTGCCCGACAAACCGGGCCTGTTGCTGGCGCGGCTGCAGTGGCAGCAAGATACCTCGCTGCTCACCAGGTTCCAAAGAGACCTTTGGGAGACGAAAGGCGTCGGGGACAAGAACTCCTCAAGGTTCGCGGGGTTTCGGGGGCTCCATCCCGTGCTGTACAGACAGGTGGCTTGGAGGCAGACTCTCCGCGCGCGCTGCCTTCTCAAAGTGGATGGTCTGACCTCGACAAGCAAAGGGCCCACGGGAGGGGGACGGCTCCCCAGGACTGCGCTGGAGATGGTGACTCTTTTCCAGGCGAGTCAAACGGGGAGAGGAACTCCTCGGGGTCTTGTTTTCGACGCAGCTTCGTAGATCCAGAGGGAGGCAGCGTTCGGCGAGCACGTGCAGGAAGTAGTGTTCGCTTCCGGTCACCTGTcgcgacagcagagacgggCGAGCCGCGTCGCATTTCTGAGAGACCCTTGtttccagaagaaacgaaacaaacAGAGCTGAACCTCCCACATTCCAGAGGCAGAGCCACTGCAGAAGTCTTCGAGCCCGCTTGTAACTCTTGTGAGGCCTGTGGAAGAGATCAGTGGGGTTCTTACCCCGATCGAGTTGCTCCGGCGTCCTCTGCTTTCCCAGCCGTCCCTGGCACTTGCGCGCATGCCAGGGGACGTCGGTTTTCGGTGTCTCAGACGCCAAACGGCGAACCGaatcgtttttctttgtcttcgaTGCATGTagactctctctcgcgtgAGTTACAAGGCACACCGCCGTGCGAACACTGCGGCCCCGGGAGAGAGCACAGCGCCGTCGATGGCAGCTGGCCCGTCTTGTCAACTTCGTGTCACTGTCCAGGAacgagaggcaggcgagagtTCCGTGCAGCCTTGaacgcttcttcgtcctcttctgtgGTGTCTTGTTGTTCGAACGCTTCTTGTAGTGCACTTGGAAGAACGGCCTTCCCTGGCGACCATGTATGCGGTCGTGGGTACACGAGGAGTGGCCAGGTTCCCGGGGGGTCGGAGGCGCGGTTGCTTGTACACTCCAGTcgccctttctctctgtttggcGCGAACTCGAGGGCGAGGAAAACCGCCAGTGACACCACGCGTTTTCCTGTTGCTCGCACTTCCCGTCAGTCTTGTCCATCCTGCACCCCGCAGTCACCGGAGGTGCATGTTGgtcagttttcttctccaggtgCCCGCGGTAGCTGTGTCGATCAGGCGTACCCTTGTAGCTCTTCCTGCGACGCCTGCGAGTACTGCCAGCGGTCGGTGAGTTCAAAAGGTTTGCCTCCACCCTCCTTGCTTTGTGAGGATCATGACCGTGGCCAGGGTTATCTGGGGACTTGTACGCCTGTCGCAAgaccctctgtctctgctgcgtgTACATCTGCTTACACGGATGGCGGACGATCGAGTTTTTCTAATGGTCAGCATGCAAGTGTCACGTCCGGAACCGGGCAACGGCAAGGCCCTCCAGTTGTTCGACATAGGGTGTTTCTGCGGCCCACAGCGACTGCTGCAGAGTCTCCTGGGGGAGTGACTCCTGTCCGTCGAGAAAGCCACGCGTGCAGACAAGGccaagcagaggaaagaagacagcagaTGGAGACACACCCCTTGGATGTGCTGCAGCAGAGCGCTTCCTCTGGTTTTCACCATGCTGGGAACTGCAGGGGTGTCGGGGAACCTCCTCGAAGGCGGCGCGAGGTGGAGCATCCTCCCCGGTCTGTCGAGGCTCCAGCTCAGGCCTCTCGGAGTCTCCCAGTGCTTCCCAGGCACGCTCGTTGGGAGAACCGACGATGCAGCCTGTCGTCGCGGTCGAAGTTTCTCCCTTTTGAGGAACTCGGGTCAGAACGCGCGGGTGTATCTCCACTGGGGCAAGGGTTTCCGAATTGTGAAGGAACGGGAAACCTGAACGAGGGTTCTATGAGGGAGGCGTCAGAAGTCGAGGTGGAGGACTCGAAGAATCGGGTCAGAGGCGGTTTCTCGACAGTCCCGTCTTCGACTGCGGCTTCGAGGCCTCGGAGTGAACGTGATAGCATGCGCCGTAGCGCACCTGTTGCTGAAGGAACTATGAGAGAGCAGCTGAGCAAAGACGAAGGACCACCAGAGGATATGCACGCGGTTTTGGAGCAACAGCAACGCAAATTAGCCGAGCAACTCCGCCTTCTTGATCTCATTGAAACCCAACAGCTCAAAAGTGGACTTCTGGGGCAGACAGGAGATAAACGGCCCGAGGTTGGTAGCTCACAACCGAAGACCGCCGCAGTGTCCGATACACGACAGGATGACGCGCAGGAAAATCTAAGTTTTCTCGGCAACACTCGTCATTTGCTGCACCTCGACGTTGAAGTGGTCCGCAGAGGACGCGGGAAACATTGGAGCGTCTTTCAGAGGATCGGAACCCAGCCTCCACATGAAGTTCCTCATGCTGGCCATGTGTCACTgacaaagacagaagaagaatcgCACGGATGGTGTCGGTCCGGTAACGATCGTGTGAGAGAAGGGAACCGCCTGGTTGCTGAGACTGTAAAACGCGTATTTTTGAACGCAGATGATACGTGGACCACGACAAACGAACAAAATGAACAACAGCTGAAGGAAGTAGAAGATGTCGCGTGGGCATTGGCAGCTGCCGAGAGGAAGCATGCAAACGGGCTTCTGCGTGTTTGA
- a CDS encoding hypothetical protein (encoded by transcript TGME49_263505) — protein sequence MQSRGSLEQPRGISKERDEHPWLEVRNTNTLATAAGQGHLLRRPKSYSLSSCRWCVYWNAFVCALLVEWFDGRPVAFFLTAVKRREELAFPGTPLTSASPPPSRAPALLGSRLQRFSQVPSHQTLGFFSPQRHCWTVRFPFALDGVSGADLRAFPEQKLPRPCNPPTTVSSPSTAAPVTA from the exons ATGCAAAGCCGGGGCAGCCTGGAGCAGCCGAGAGGCATCAGCAAAGAACGCGATGAACACCCGTGGCTTGAAGTgagaaacacaaacacacTCGCAACCGCAGCCGGTCAAGGTCACCTCCTTCGCCGCCCAAAGAGCTACAGCCTTTCCAGTTGTCGCTGGTGCGTATACTGGAATGCATTTGTGTGCGCACTGCTTGTCGAGTGGTTTGACGGTCGACCAGTCGCTTTTTTTTTGACCGCAGTCAAACGCCGAGAAGAACTTGCCTTCCCCGGGACTCCCCTCACATCGGCCTCGCCACCCCCTTCCCGAGCACCTGCACTTCTTG GCTCCCGCCTTCAACGCTTTTCGCAGGTTCCTAGCCACCAAACTCTCGGCTTTTTCTCGCCACAGAGACATTGTTGGACTGTTCGGTTCCCTTTCGCTCTCGACGGCGTCAGTGGCGCTGATTTGCGGGCCTTTCCTGAGCAGAAGTTGCCACGTCCTTGCAACCCTCCCACCACAGTGTCTTCGCCTTCAACAGCGGCACCGGTAACGGCTTAG
- a CDS encoding chaperonin, putative (encoded by transcript TGME49_263530): MSLDDNDAIETVPYRLTFTCPKMAANAASKFIPLLDRVLVQKIAVPTKTKSGLFLPDSAQKNISAHMAKVLAVGKGRPNMKTGEFIPPCVQVGQTVVVPEYGGMKVVIDEQEMQVFRSDDLIAIVQE; the protein is encoded by the exons ATGTCTCTGGACGACAACGACG cCATCGAAACTGTGCCTTACAGGCTTACGTTTACTTGTCCCAAAATG GCTGCCAACGCCGCGTCGAAGTTTATTCCCCTCCTCGACCGCGTCCTCGTACAGAAGATCGCGGTgccgacgaagacgaaaagcgGCCTGTTCCTTCCTGACTCTGCACAGAAGAACATCAGCGCTCACATGGCCAAGGTGCTCGCAGTGGGCAAAGGCCGTCCCAACATGAAGACAGGCGAGTTTATCCCGCCTTGCGTCCAG GTGGGGCAGACTGTTGTCGTCCCCGAGTACGGCGGCATGAAAGTAGTTATTGACGAGCAGGAAATGCAGGTTTTCCGATCCGACGACCTCATTGCCATCGTCCAAGAGTGA
- a CDS encoding Spc97 / Spc98 family protein (encoded by transcript TGME49_263510): protein MWHFWHVPAEECALSSVRTPGRSCWRHATPCCSVSSLVFHQHAECYLVCRGYKVHSPFNSDSPFLFYCISRVFPKMPLPPLAASLAYGAQVGLRSTLDAWYSAKQPYYVSLGEFPGVSNGVTSVSEGPTASLEKLISSGTPGFSFSTSKASPSPFQAPLPSESADAPLLPLCCTASHPYRPLCSSEFSLLRASSPAVGDIVHANEEVLLVAGLPRSFPLGGGNQPVPTSEEPQSRLPHPGAPLWLLCCPRRTEVRQFAQRLHSSRTSGHHAFPTGSSGSSSTSALPACTLFGAPDEEDIGVVCARGVCPDGSVKSLLARVDRRCRWRLLRAAPGASAQSRLGSEGVPAQESAHAGTRSALSVLHLDEDVLLQNCHTGQFLSLRMSDSGDTPGSARLVAVGKPVFAPAGVDLDAEKARPVSGVRGPSSAARLPQLSSSSLRGSVLRTAKPLLGLDPPPLMHSGWRIVPAGVRVAPSWDRVVPHSLLGPSEIDDSLLRRERFLGVPLSSLIANASDPVATPRLSLSPYADEGVFGVSEHARDGEGSSSCPSSEFRLGAGRGQALTSPVSVIGTPRASGATGRSSVAESWRSVGPESIGENDWVMRRLHADWPALTREVKERFLLEDLLFCLSGLDGTLIRILAVAPACANAEPDSPPSQPPSPSPDPPLPSFHFWLHPMLLGKAAAEPAPDVDSCTSVTSLIPGSTAPSFAAEPRASRLSERSEFAFQVSQAASEDAALCQMLPPLLPAACSLRLLLVFLELAGRRNSTSKAVAGISASSSASDVSAGLSGWGGEVAEAFCAAIKKIVEELGIRVGAWEGEVRRGRLTLQGLRAQLGPVTRALGVAEAVVREAWGRRGGDLLDAAEEVKKRLPCNDANQEICRFIFEKAAAPLARIVENWVHHGVLKDTYGEFFIREDPTVVAEGEPSLEWRGASFCVSASGGSQIDPSRGTDVRPCAVDWCRRRFVLVDRLVPNFLKPHARDIHRAGLYVYVLNSCSYAGLPPPSFSLPPEVRASTSASSLPPRLLPLLPSACARASAHLMHFFFHSLQLPRTLEMLHVFFLVGRGDFLQQFFEFAAPNDSTPGAAPGLSAGTWHDTLQEIAGLEGCMEQAIRSVSGFETLKEKISFFMHPVPSLCEAAQLLAHAHEEDNLRNLLGLSKLSRAVGDERGTNAGFGAVPTRRPSPSEWCRRVCLRYRCGWPLSLLYTSKALCSYELVFRFLLHIHLAQRQLNQLWMHIHETRSLFSFADMPVHLRHTVAIGEDMRIFTRNLLFYATTDVIALHYSALRRHLEALSPAALSPASSFASSSGLSAAPSGAPVCAFEDVQELHARFLSCLLRDLFLEDLGLLQTISKCLTICLVFSRHVKKFSFDAPDFPLLAAGALLGTSSLAPKGDTAEAERRTLGAEAAGRDLHTSAAQEAKAHANERSSRERIREARRQQIRAAVDSSGFGGMVRSAGASFRENFADFISKLEAFSNRFPASPSAHLLFRFNFNDRLSARSVPPAVSAVSQPQIRQHASPGEESPSSDPSKSDCLTGDSAAAPVSSRSHESKSGASSPVPLPPSRALASHAREKRYGEEGFEEHRSISDREEGERSPRQVPTPKNHAAAETSRRIGSFERPPPFSAAIPASLRHSSVCSASTSRLASESERDRGVSVSPFPVVSACLDGERRGGNNEGESRRRAGVEEEKSSSGFTERWAGGHRGLLGDRGAERSPAHASDEFTDEDAEETYSLVSGEDGEGDEDFDAALRSFQERIRSSRGSECRDKKALTSSPSREEDAEFEVRGGLESDAEDFRDIGDIEGSEERSSFGDDAGSRVPRRRDSENFSEFFDEDGDEELLDAEEDLEPRTGERRSGEVLPAEGYAAAFLRSRTGCGR from the exons ATGTGGCATTTCTGGCATGTGCCAGCCGAAGAATGCGCTCTCTCAAGTGTCCGTACACCCGGACGGAGCTGCTGGCGCCACGCCACCCCCTGCTGCAGTGTGTCATCTCTTGTCTTTCATCAGCACGCGGAGTGCTATCTCGTTTGCCGCGGCTATAAAGTCCATTCTCCTTTTAATAGTGATAGTCCGTTTTTGTTCTACTGTATCTCGCGCGTGTTTCCCAAAATGCCGCTTCCACCATTAGCCGCCTCCCTTGCGTACGGGGCGCAAGTAGGGTTGCGGTCGACTCTGGACGCCTGGTACAGCGCGAAGCAGCCGTACTACGTCAGTCTGGGGGAGTTTCCAGGCGTCTCAAATGGTGTTACGAGTGTTTCCGAGGGACCCACCGCTTCTCTGGAAAAGCTTATAAGTTCTGGCACACCGGGTTTTTCGTTCAGCACGTCTAAGGCTTCACCCTCGCCGTTTCAGGCCCCGCTCCCGTCTGAGTCCGCAGACGCGCCTCTTTTGCCTCTTTGCTGCACCGCCTCGCATCCGTACCGGCCGCTCTGCAGCTCGgagttttctctgttgcgcGCGTCCTCTCCAGCTGTCGGTGACATCGTGCACGCGAATGAGGAGGTGCTGCTCGTCGCGGGTCTCCCGCGTTCTTTCCCCTTGGGTGGCGGAAATCAGCCTGTGCCTACCTCCGAAGAACCGCAGTCAAGACTTCCTCACCCAGGCGCGCCGCTTTGGCTCCTCTGTTGTCCGCGTCGAACCGAAGTCCGTCAGTTCGCGCAACGCCTGCACAGCTCGCGAACATCTGGGCACCACGCATTTCCTACCGGGTCCTCGGGTTCCTCGTCAACTTCTGCCCTTCCTGCATGTACGCTGTTTGGTGCGccggacgaagaagacatcgGCGTCGTGTGTGCCCGCGGGGTCTGTCCGGACGGATCCGTGAAGAGTCTCCTGGCGCGCGTGGATCGCCGCTGTCGCTGGCGGCTGCTGCGCGCCGCGCCGGGCGCCTCGGCGCAGTCGCGCTTGGGGTCCGAGGGTGTGCCCGCGCAGGagtccgcgcatgcaggaacCCGCTCCGCGCTCTCGGTCTTGCACTTGGACGAAGatgttcttcttcagaacTGCCATACCGGCcagttcctgtctctgcgcatGTCCGACAGTGGAGACACCCCAGGGTCTGCTCGACTGGTCGCCGTCGGGAAGCCGGTGTTTGCGCCGGCGGGCGTGGACTTAGACGCCGAAAAGGCGCGACCCGTGTCAGGGGTCAGAGGGCCTTCTTCGGCCGCTCGGCTGCCGCAGCTGTCATCTAGCTCACTCCGCGGGTCCGTTCTGAGGACCGCGAAGCCGCTTCTCGGACTcgaccccccccccctcatGCACAGTGGCTGGCGCATCGTCCCTGCCGGCGTCCGCGTAGCGCCGAGCTGGGACCGTGTCGTGCCTCACAGTCTCCTAGGACCGAGCGAGATCGACGACTCGCTGCTGAGACGCGAACGGTTCCTCGGCGTTCCGCTGTCGAGCTTGATCGCGAACGCATCAGACCCCGTCGCGACTCcacgcctctctctgtcgccgtACGCGGACGAGGGCgtcttcggtgtctccgagcacgcgcgagacggagaagggtcttcttcctgtccttcGTCGGAGTTCCGCCTCGGCGCCGGCAGGGGCCAAGCGCTgacgtcgcctgtctccgtcatCGGAACGCCTCGCGCCTCAGGCGCCACTGGACGGTCTTCAGTCGCCGAGAGCTGGCGGTCGGTCGGCCCCGAGAGTATCGGGGAGAACGACTGGGTGATGCGCCGCCTCCATGCAGACTGGCCGGCGCTCACTCGGGAGGTCAAGGAGCGGTTTCTCCTCGAAGatcttctcttttgcttGTCGGGTCTCGACGGCACTCTGATTCGCATTCTCGCGGTTGCGCCTGCCTGTGCTAACGCAGAACCGGACTCGCCTCCCTCTCagcctccctctccttctccggacccacctctgccttctttccaCTTCTGGCTTCATCCGATGCTTCTCGGCAAGGCGGCTGCCGAACCTGCTCCCGACGTCGATTCCTGCACCTCCGTAACGTCTCTGATCCCCGGCAGTACGGCCCCGTCCTTCGCCGCAGAGCCTCGGGCTTCCCGCCTTTCGGAGAGAAGTGAGTTCGCCTTCCAGGTTTCGCAGGCGGCGTCGGAGGATGCGGCGCTATGTCAAATGCTCCCGCCGCTCTTGCCGGCTGCCTGCAGTTTGCGGctgctcctcgtcttcctcgagctTGCGGGCAGACGAAACAGCACCTCGAAGGCCGTTGCCGGCATCTCAGCATCCTCATCGGCTTCTGATGTTTCGGCTGGCCTCTCAGGCTGGGGCGGGGAAGTAGCTGAAGCGTTCTGCGCGGCGATCAAAAAGATAGTCGAGGAGCTGGGCATCCGCGTCGGGGCCTGGGAGGGCGAGGTCCGCAGGGGTCGCCTGACCCTCCAGGGCCTTCGCGCCCAACTGGGGCCGGTGACGCGAGCCTTGGGCGTCGCCGAGGCGGTCGTGCGCGAGGCGTGGGGAAGGCGCGGCGGCGATCTCCTCGACGCGGCCGAAGAGGTCAAGAAGCGGCTGCCCTGCAACGACGCAAATCAGGAAATTTGTCGTTTTATCTTCGAGAAAGCCGCAGCGCCTCTCGCGAGAATCGTCGAAAACTGGGTGCATCACGGCGTCCTCAAAGACACCTACGGAGAATTCTTCATCCG CGAAGACCCGACGGTCGTTGCCGAGGGCGAACCTTCGTTGGAATGGAGAGgcgcttccttctgcgtctccgcttcag GAGGAAGTCAAATCGACCCGTCGAGGGGGACAGACGTCAGGCCATGTGCGGTGGATTGGTGCAGACGGAGATTCGTTCTCGTCGACAGGCTCGTCCCGAATTTCTTGAAGCCGCATGCACGAGACATTCACCGAGCTGGGCTGTACGTGTACGTCCTCAACAGCTGCAGCTACGCA GGTCTGCCCCCACCCTCGTTCTCGCTGCCGCCGGAAGTTCGAGCGAGcacctctgcgtcttctctgcctccgcgtctgctgccgcttctcccgtctgcatgcgcgcgcgcCTCCGCCCACCTCATGCACTTCTTCTTTCactcgctgcagctgcctCGCACCCTCGAGATGCTCcacgttttctttctcgtcggAAGAGGAGACTTTCTGCAACAGTTCTTCGAATTCGCTGCTCCAAATGACTCAACTCCGGGCGCCGCGCCAGGCCTCTCCGCTGGCACCTGGCATGACACCCTTCAAGAAATTGCGGGCCTTGAGGGATGCATGGAGCAAGCCATTCGAAGTGTCAGTGGATTTGAAAC ACTGAAGGAGAAGATCTCCTTTTTCATGCATCCCGTTCCTTCGCTGTGCGAGGCGGCCCAGCTgctggcgcatgcacacgaagaagacaatCTGAGGAACCTCCTGGGACTTTCAAAGCTCTCGCGAGCAGtcggagacgaaagaggaacgaaTGCTGGTTTCGGCGCAGTTCCCACCCGCCGCCCGTCGCCCTCCG AGTGGTGCAGGCGAGTGTGTCTACGGTACAGGTGCGGCTGgccgctgtcgcttctttaCACGAGCAAGGCATTATGCAGCTACGAACTCGTTTTTCGATTCCTTCTTCACATTCACTTGGCGCAGCGCCAGTTGAATCAACTCTGGATGCACATCCACGAGACACGC agtctcttctccttcgccgaCATGCCTGTCCATCTTCGTCACACCGTTGCGATCGGGGAGGACATGCGCATCTTCACTCGAAACCTCCTTTTCTATGCAACCACAGAT GTCATTGCATTGCACTACTCTGCACTGCGTCGGCACCTCGAAGCACTGTCGCCTGCGGCTCtttcgcctgcctcttcgtTTGCATCGAGTTCCGGCCTCTCCGCTGCCCCGTCGGGGGCTCCAGTGTGTGCTTTTGAGGACGTCcaggaactgcatgcgcgctttCTGTCGTGTCTGTTGCGAGACCTCTTCCTGGAAGACCTCGGCTTGCTGCAGACGATCAGCAAGTGCCTGACGATTTGCCTCGTCTTCAGTCGGCACGTGAAAAAGTTCTCCTTCGACGCGCCGGACTTCCCGCTCCTTGCGGCGGGCGCCCTGTTGgggacttcttctctcgcgccgaaaggagacacagcggAGGCCGAGCGAAGGACTCTGGGCGCCGAGGCAGCGGGGCGCGACTTGCACACCAGCGCTGcgcaagaagcgaaggcgcacGCAAACGAACGAAGCTCGCGCGAACGAATTCGAGAGGCCCGACGCCAACAAATCCGCGCAGCTGTAGACAGTTCAGGCTTCGGCGGAATGGTCCGCAGCGCCGGCGCCAGCTTCCGAGAGAACTTCGCAGACTTCATCA GCAAGCTGGAAGCGTTCAGCAACCGATTTCCCGCGTCGCCGAGCGCCCACTTGCTCTTTCGCTTCAACTTCAACGACCGGCTGTCTGCGCGGTCGGTCCCCCCCGCGGTGTCTGCCGTCTCTCAGCCGCAGATTCGACAGCATGCGTCtccgggagaagaaagtccTTCCAGTGATCCCTCGAAGTCTGACTGCTTGACTGGCGACAGCGCCGCTGCTCCCGTGTCTTCCCGGAGTCACGAAAGCAAATctggcgcctcctcgcctgtcCCACTGCCGCCCTCGCGAGCTCTGGCGTCTCacgcgcgcgagaagaggtacggagaagaaggctttGAGGAACACCGCTCGATTtcggacagagaggaaggcgagagatcACCTAGACAGGTGCCAACGCCGAAGAACCACGCGGCTGCCGAGACGTCCAGAAGAATTGGGTCTTTCGAGCggcctcctcccttctcggcGGCCATTCCGGCTTCTCTGAGGCACAGCAGTGTGTGCTCCGCTTCAACGTCCCGTCTGGCTtcggagagcgagagggaccgtggtgtctctgtgtctccattTCCAGTggtctctgcttgtctcgatggagaaaggagaggcggaaacaacgaaggagagagccgcagacgcgcgggcgttgaagaagagaaaagcagttCAGGATTCACCGAGAGATGGGCGGGAGGCCACAGAGGCTTACTAGGCGACCGTGGGGCAGAAAGATCgccggcgcatgcatccgATGAATTTActgacgaagacgcggaagaaacgTACTCTTTAGTGAGTGGGGAAGACGGCGAGGGCGACGAAGATTTCGACGCGGCGCTGCGGTCGTTTCAAGAGCGCATTCGtagcagcagaggaagcgagtgTCGCGACAAGAAAGCACTGACcagttctccttctcgcgaggaagacgccgagTTCGAGGTGCGTGGGGGCTTGGAGAGCGACGCTGAAGATTTCCGTGACATTGGAGACATCGAAGGATCTGAAGAACGGTCTTCCTTCGGAGACGACGCGGGCAGCCGCGTAccgcgacgaagagactCCGAAAACTTCTCAGAGTTCTTCGAtgaggacggagacgaggagcttctcgacgcagaggaagatcTGGAACCGAGGACTGGAGAACGCAGAAGTGGAGAGGTATTGCCGGCGGAAGGGTATGCGGCGGCCTTTCTCCGAAGTCGAACCGGCTGCGGCCGATGA
- the SPM1 gene encoding microtubule associated protein SPM1 (encoded by transcript TGME49_263520~Gene product name based on ToxoDB Community Expert Annotation. Microtubule associated protein SPM1(PMID:22021240).), with translation MSGGNSNTPKKLPSEEGSDYGYPQKPQKYLPKSEQAEPDYSACCKGNDAYKGASHGTVQFSHPEEAQKYAGAAAGAETIQRGRERVAADRQPRAAGDVPARRLHLSDVDEAHRGQSPSRHPGYCVEELCTCGMHKCIPSRAPVPFTGSTQYRQEFVPKPLPPPTQVSQVTLPPSLPFEAESSYRTEFVAKPLPPPAKFSEVKLPPTLPFHGESAYRTDYVPKPLPEVAKPVEVKLPPTLPFNAQSCYRSEYVAKPLPPPVQTVEVKLPPSLPFEGSTHYRDEFQVKPLPPATKVTEVKLPPSLPFDATSMYRSDYVAKSNPICPVSKLPQYPAATYPQNHVFWDPDTKQWY, from the exons ATGTCGGGAGGAAACTCAAACACACCCAAGAAGTTGCCGTCGGAAGAGGGCTCCGACTACGGCTACCCGCAGAAGCCCCAGAAATACCTGCCGAAGTCAGAGCAGGCGGAACCTGACTACTCGGCTTGCTGCAAAGGCAACGACGCATACAAGGGCGCTTCCCACGGAACCGTGCAGTTTTCTCACCCAGAGGAAGCTCAAAAGTATGCCGGTGCCGCAGCAGGCGCCGAAACAATTCAACGGGGACGGGAGCGAGTGGCTGCTGACAGACAGCCGCGTGCTGCTGGTGACGTACCCGCCCGCAGACTTCACCTGTCCGACGTAGACGAGGCACACAGAGGCCAGTCGCCCTCGAGACATCCTGGCTATTGTGTCGAGGAACTCTGCACATGTGGAATGCACAAATGCATTCCCTCCCGGGCTCCGGTTCCCTTCACGGGTAGCACTCAGTACCGCCAGGAGTTTGTACCGAAGCCGCTGCCGCCACC CACACAAGTGTCGCAGGTGACGCTGCCTCCCTCACTTCCTTTTGAAGCGGAGAGCAGCTACCGCACTGAGTTTGTCGCGAAGCCCCTGCCGCCGCCGGCCAAGTTCTCCGAAGTTAAGCTGCCACCCACTCTCCCCTTTCACGGCGAGTCTGCGTACAGAACGGACTACGTTCCGAAACCTTTGCCCGAAGTCGCCAAGCCTGTGGAAGTGAAGCTTCCCCCGACTTTGCCGTTCAACGCTCAGTCTTGCTACAG GAGCGAGTACGTTGCGAAGCCCCTGCCGCCGCCCGTCCAGACCGTTGAGGTGAAGCTTCCTCCATCCCTGCCTTTCGAGGGATCGACCCACTACCGCGACGAATTCCAGGTCAAACCTCTTCCGCCCGCCACCAAGGTCACCGAAGTTAAGCTTCCGCCTTCCTTGCCCTTCGACGCGACATCGATGTACCGTTCGGACTACGTTGCGAAGTCCAACCCCATCTGCCCAGTGTCGAAACTTCCGCAGTACCCCGCGGCGACTTACCCGCAGAACCACGTTTTCTGGGACCCGGACACGAAACAGTGGTACTAA